CAAGCGTCTCGAGCATCTCGCGCGAGCGACGCGCCAGTTCAGGGTCGCGCATGCCGTTCAGCGCGCCATAGAAGCGCAGCAGCGGATAAACCGGACGATGATAAAGCGCCACATTCTCGGCCAGAAAGCCAACGCGCTTGCGTGTCGCAGCATGACCGAACTTCTGGTCCAACATCCTGCCCGATCCGGAACTCGGCCGCATGAACCCCATCGCAAGATGGATCGCCGTAGTCTTCCCTGCACCATTCGGTCCAAGGAAACCGAAGATCTCGCCACGTTCGACCGTGAGCGAGAAGCCATCGAGCGCGCGCATGCGACGTCGCCCGAACGATGTTCGGTACTCCTTCGTAACCGCCTGGTATTCGAGAACAGGCACGACGCTATTGTATTTGAGGCAATGAAAAAGCCTCCGGAGAACCGGAGGCTTTGGAAATGCGGGAGCTTACTTCACCTTGGCGAAGATGATAACCAGCGTGTACAGAGCCAGTGATTCGATCAGCGCCAGGCCGAGAATCAGTGCGAGCTGGATTCCAGGACGAGCGCCCGGATTCCGCGCCAGCGACTCGGTGGCGGAAGCAGTTGCCTTGGCTTGTCCCAGACCGCAAAGGCCGGAAGCAATCGCCATGGCGAAACCGGAAGTGATCGCAACCCAGTTGGTGCCGGTTGCAGCCGCTTCACCCTGGGCGAACACTGGCGTGGCCACGAACATGATGGCCAATGCCATGAATACGTACATCATTGTCTTGCGCATTTGTTTCTCCTTGTATGAATCACCGCGAGTTGGTGGTTGGCGTTCTTCC
This portion of the Terriglobales bacterium genome encodes:
- a CDS encoding ATP synthase F0 subunit C, which codes for MRKTMMYVFMALAIMFVATPVFAQGEAAATGTNWVAITSGFAMAIASGLCGLGQAKATASATESLARNPGARPGIQLALILGLALIESLALYTLVIIFAKVK